One segment of Yersinia kristensenii DNA contains the following:
- a CDS encoding thiazole synthase produces MLKIADTTFTSRLLTGTGKFATAELMLEALRASGSQLITMAMKRVDLRAGNDAILAPLRQLGVRLLPNTSGAKTAEEAVFAARLAREALGTHWVKLEIHPDVKYLLPDPIETLKAAEILVKEGFVVLPYCGADPVLCKRLEEVGCAAVMPLGAPIGSNLGLRTRDFLQIIIEQAKVPVVVDAGIGAPSHALEAIELGADAVLVNTAIAVAHSPVQMAHAFRLAVESGELARQAGLGNRQFDKAIATSPLTGFLSQLEEENHV; encoded by the coding sequence ATGCTGAAAATCGCCGATACTACCTTTACCTCACGTTTATTGACTGGCACCGGCAAATTTGCCACGGCTGAATTGATGCTGGAAGCACTACGCGCTTCGGGTTCACAACTGATTACCATGGCGATGAAGCGGGTTGACTTGCGGGCCGGTAATGATGCCATTCTGGCCCCGTTGCGCCAGTTGGGGGTGCGCTTACTGCCGAACACATCCGGCGCGAAAACCGCCGAAGAAGCGGTGTTTGCCGCCCGCCTGGCTCGCGAAGCACTGGGCACCCACTGGGTAAAACTGGAAATTCATCCCGATGTGAAGTATTTACTGCCCGACCCAATAGAAACCCTGAAAGCCGCTGAAATACTGGTGAAAGAAGGATTTGTGGTTTTACCTTACTGCGGCGCGGACCCGGTATTATGCAAACGGCTGGAAGAAGTCGGCTGTGCGGCGGTTATGCCATTGGGTGCGCCTATTGGTTCCAATCTAGGATTACGCACCCGCGACTTTCTGCAAATCATTATCGAACAGGCCAAAGTTCCGGTGGTGGTTGATGCCGGGATTGGTGCACCGAGTCATGCACTTGAGGCCATAGAACTCGGCGCAGATGCTGTTCTGGTGAATACTGCAATAGCTGTTGCTCACTCACCCGTGCAAATGGCTCATGCATTTCGCTTAGCGGTGGAGTCTGGCGAGTTGGCGCGTCAGGCGGGGCTGGGTAATCGACAGTTTGACAAGGCCATTGCCACCAGCCCGCTGACCGGATTCCTTAGCCAGCTTGAGGAAGAAAATCATGTCTGA
- the rpoC gene encoding DNA-directed RNA polymerase subunit beta' codes for MKDLLKFLKAQTKTEEFDAIKIALASPDMIRSWSFGEVKKPETINYRTFKPERDGLFCARIFGPVKDYECLCGKYKRLKHRGVICEKCGVEVTQTKVRRERMGHIELASPTAHIWFLKSLPSRIGLLLDMPLRDIERVLYFESYVVIEGGMTNLERRQILTEEQYLDALEEFGDEFDAKMGAEAIQALLKNMDLEAECEILREELNETNSETKRKKLTKRIKLLEAFVQSGNKPEWMILTVLPVLPPDLRPLVPLDGGRFATSDLNDLYRRVINRNNRLKRLLDLAAPDIIVRNEKRMLQEAVDALLDNGRRGRAITGSNKRPLKSLADMIKGKQGRFRQNLLGKRVDYSGRSVITVGPYLRLHQCGLPKKMALELFKPFIYGKLELRGLATTIKAAKKMVEREEAVVWDILDEVIREHPVLLNRAPTLHRLGIQAFEPVLIEGKAIQLHPLVCAAYNADFDGDQMAVHVPLTLEAQLEARALMMSTNNILSPANGEPIIVPSQDVVLGLYYMTRDCVNAKGEGMVLTGPKEAERIYRAGLASLHARVKVRITEEIRNTEGESITRTSIIDTTVGRAILWMIVPQGLPYSIVNQPLGKKAISKMLNTCYRILGLKPTVIFADQIMYTGFAYAARSGASVGIDDMVIPEAKAGIIEEAETEVAEIQEQFQSGLVTAGERYNKVIDIWAAANERVAKAMMDNLSVEDVVNRDGVVEQQVSFNSIFMMADSGARGSAAQIRQLAGMRGLMAKPDGSIIETPITANFREGLNVLQYFISTHGARKGLADTALKTANSGYLTRRLVDVAQDLVVTEDDCGTHNGIVMTPVIEGGDVKEPLRDRVLGRVTAEEVIKPGTADILVPRNTLLDEKWCDLLEENSVDSVKVRSVVSCETDFGVCANCYGRDLARGHIINKGEAVGVIAAQSIGEPGTQLTMRTFHIGGAASRAAAESSIQVKNKGSLKLSNVKFVTNAAGKLVITSRNTELKLIDEFGRTKESYKVPYGAVMAKGDGAEVQGGETVANWDPHIMPVVTEVSGFIRFADMVDGQTITRQTDELTGLSSLVVLDSAERTGSGKDLRPALKIVDAKGDDVLIPGTDMPAQYFLPGKAIVQLEDGIQIGAGDTLARIPQESSGTKDITGGLPRVADLFEARRPKEPAILAEISGIISFGKETKGKRRLVISPLDGSDAYEEMIPKWRQLNVFEGEIVERGDVVSDGPESPHDILRLRGVHAVTRYITNEVQEVYRLQGVKINDKHIEVIVRQMLRKGTIVDSGSTDFLEGEQAEMSRVKIANRKLAAEGKIEATFTRDLLGITKASLATESFISAASFQETTRVLTEAAVAGKRDELRGLKENVIVGRLIPAGTGYAYHQDRMRRKAQGEAPVVPQVSADEATANLAELLNAGFGNNKG; via the coding sequence GTGAAAGACTTATTAAAGTTTCTGAAAGCGCAAACTAAGACCGAAGAGTTTGATGCGATCAAAATTGCTCTGGCATCGCCAGACATGATCCGTTCATGGTCGTTCGGCGAAGTTAAAAAGCCGGAAACCATTAACTACCGTACGTTCAAACCAGAACGTGACGGCCTTTTCTGCGCCCGTATCTTTGGCCCAGTAAAAGATTACGAATGCCTGTGCGGTAAGTACAAGCGTTTGAAACACCGCGGTGTTATTTGTGAGAAATGCGGCGTTGAAGTGACTCAAACCAAAGTACGCCGTGAGCGTATGGGTCACATCGAGCTAGCTTCTCCAACTGCGCACATCTGGTTCCTGAAATCGTTGCCATCTCGCATCGGTTTACTGCTGGATATGCCATTACGTGACATCGAACGTGTACTGTACTTCGAATCCTATGTGGTTATTGAAGGCGGTATGACCAACCTGGAACGTCGTCAGATCCTGACTGAAGAGCAGTATCTGGACGCGTTGGAAGAGTTTGGTGATGAGTTCGACGCGAAAATGGGCGCCGAAGCTATTCAGGCCCTGTTGAAAAACATGGATCTGGAAGCTGAGTGCGAGATCCTGCGTGAAGAATTGAACGAAACAAATTCTGAAACCAAGCGTAAGAAGCTGACCAAGCGTATCAAGCTGCTGGAAGCGTTCGTACAGTCTGGCAACAAGCCAGAGTGGATGATCCTGACTGTGTTGCCTGTGTTGCCGCCAGACTTGCGTCCATTGGTACCGTTGGATGGTGGTCGTTTTGCGACTTCTGATCTGAACGATTTGTATCGTCGTGTGATCAACCGTAACAACCGTCTGAAACGCCTGCTGGACTTGGCTGCTCCTGACATCATCGTGCGCAACGAAAAGCGTATGCTGCAAGAAGCAGTGGATGCATTGCTGGATAACGGCCGTCGTGGTCGTGCGATTACCGGCTCTAACAAGCGTCCGTTGAAGTCACTGGCTGACATGATCAAAGGTAAGCAAGGTCGTTTCCGTCAGAACTTGCTGGGTAAACGAGTTGACTACTCTGGTCGTTCGGTAATCACCGTTGGTCCATACCTGCGTCTGCATCAGTGCGGTCTGCCAAAGAAAATGGCTCTTGAGCTGTTCAAGCCGTTCATCTACGGCAAGCTAGAATTGCGTGGTCTTGCTACCACCATTAAAGCTGCTAAGAAGATGGTTGAGCGTGAAGAAGCCGTTGTTTGGGATATCTTGGATGAAGTTATCCGCGAACACCCAGTACTGCTGAACCGTGCACCAACCCTTCACCGCTTGGGTATCCAGGCGTTTGAACCGGTTCTGATCGAAGGTAAAGCCATCCAGTTGCATCCACTGGTTTGTGCGGCATATAACGCCGACTTCGATGGTGACCAAATGGCTGTTCACGTACCGCTGACACTGGAAGCTCAGTTAGAAGCGCGTGCGTTGATGATGTCTACCAACAACATCCTGTCACCAGCGAACGGCGAGCCAATCATCGTTCCTTCTCAGGACGTTGTATTGGGCTTGTATTATATGACCCGTGACTGTGTTAACGCCAAAGGCGAAGGCATGGTACTGACTGGCCCGAAAGAAGCTGAGCGTATTTATCGCGCTGGTCTGGCATCTCTGCATGCCCGCGTAAAAGTGCGTATTACTGAAGAAATTCGTAATACCGAAGGCGAAAGCATTACGCGTACCAGCATCATTGATACCACAGTAGGCCGTGCTATTTTGTGGATGATCGTCCCACAAGGCTTGCCTTACTCTATCGTGAACCAGCCGCTGGGTAAAAAAGCTATCTCCAAGATGCTGAACACTTGTTACCGCATCTTGGGCTTGAAGCCAACGGTTATCTTTGCTGACCAGATCATGTACACCGGTTTTGCTTACGCAGCCCGTTCAGGTGCCTCTGTAGGTATCGATGACATGGTTATCCCAGAAGCGAAAGCAGGGATCATCGAAGAAGCTGAAACTGAAGTTGCCGAGATCCAGGAGCAGTTCCAATCCGGTCTGGTAACAGCAGGCGAACGTTATAACAAAGTGATCGATATCTGGGCCGCGGCTAACGAACGTGTTGCTAAGGCGATGATGGATAACTTGTCAGTAGAAGATGTTGTCAACCGTGACGGCGTTGTCGAACAGCAAGTGTCATTCAACAGCATCTTTATGATGGCCGACTCCGGTGCGCGTGGTTCTGCTGCACAGATTCGTCAGCTGGCAGGGATGCGTGGCCTGATGGCTAAGCCAGATGGTTCGATCATTGAAACGCCAATCACCGCGAACTTCCGTGAAGGTTTGAACGTACTTCAGTACTTCATCTCAACCCACGGTGCGCGTAAAGGTTTGGCGGATACCGCATTGAAAACTGCGAACTCCGGTTACCTGACCCGTCGTTTGGTTGACGTGGCACAGGATCTGGTCGTAACCGAAGACGATTGTGGTACCCATAACGGTATCGTGATGACCCCGGTTATCGAAGGTGGTGATGTTAAAGAGCCACTGCGTGACCGCGTTCTGGGTCGAGTGACCGCTGAAGAAGTTATCAAGCCGGGTACGGCTGATATTCTGGTTCCGCGTAACACCCTGTTGGACGAAAAATGGTGTGATCTGTTAGAAGAAAACTCCGTCGACAGCGTTAAAGTTCGTTCAGTAGTAAGCTGTGAAACTGACTTTGGTGTGTGTGCAAACTGCTATGGTCGCGACCTGGCACGTGGTCACATCATCAACAAAGGTGAAGCGGTCGGTGTTATTGCAGCACAGTCCATCGGTGAGCCGGGTACCCAGCTTACGATGCGTACGTTCCACATCGGTGGTGCGGCATCTCGTGCGGCAGCAGAGTCTAGCATTCAGGTTAAGAACAAAGGCAGCTTGAAACTAAGCAACGTCAAGTTCGTTACCAATGCAGCGGGCAAGCTGGTGATTACTTCTCGTAATACTGAGCTGAAGCTGATCGACGAATTCGGCCGTACTAAAGAAAGCTACAAAGTGCCTTACGGTGCGGTAATGGCTAAAGGCGATGGCGCAGAAGTCCAGGGCGGCGAAACCGTTGCTAACTGGGATCCGCACATCATGCCAGTTGTCACCGAAGTGAGCGGTTTCATCCGCTTCGCGGACATGGTTGACGGCCAGACCATTACCCGCCAGACCGACGAACTGACTGGTTTGTCTTCTCTGGTAGTACTGGACAGCGCAGAGCGTACCGGTAGCGGTAAAGACCTGCGTCCGGCACTGAAAATCGTTGATGCCAAAGGCGACGATGTATTGATCCCAGGTACTGATATGCCTGCTCAATACTTCCTGCCAGGTAAAGCGATTGTTCAGCTGGAAGACGGTATTCAAATTGGTGCGGGTGATACCCTGGCGCGTATTCCGCAGGAATCAAGCGGTACCAAGGATATTACCGGTGGTCTGCCACGTGTTGCTGACTTGTTCGAAGCACGTCGTCCGAAAGAGCCTGCAATCCTGGCTGAAATCAGCGGGATCATCTCGTTCGGTAAAGAGACCAAAGGCAAGCGTCGTCTGGTGATTTCACCGTTAGATGGTAGCGATGCATACGAAGAGATGATTCCGAAATGGCGTCAGCTCAACGTGTTCGAAGGTGAAATTGTAGAACGCGGTGACGTGGTATCCGACGGCCCAGAATCTCCACATGACATTCTGCGTCTGCGTGGCGTTCACGCGGTTACCCGTTACATCACCAACGAAGTGCAGGAAGTTTACCGTCTGCAAGGCGTTAAGATTAACGATAAACACATCGAAGTTATCGTTCGTCAGATGTTGCGTAAAGGCACCATCGTTGACTCAGGTAGCACTGACTTCCTGGAAGGCGAGCAGGCAGAAATGTCTCGCGTTAAAATCGCTAACCGTAAGCTGGCAGCTGAAGGCAAAATCGAGGCTACGTTTACACGTGACCTGCTGGGTATCACCAAGGCATCCTTGGCGACCGAGTCCTTTATCTCTGCGGCTTCGTTCCAGGAAACCACGCGCGTTCTTACTGAAGCGGCAGTTGCCGGTAAACGTGATGAACTGCGTGGCCTGAAAGAAAACGTCATCGTGGGCCGTCTGATCCCAGCCGGTACCGGTTACGCTTATCATCAGGATCGTATGCGCCGTAAAGCACAGGGTGAAGCACCAGTGGTTCCGCAAGTCAGCGCGGATGAAGCGACTGCTAACCTGGCTGAATTGCTCAACGCCGGTTTTGGTAACAACAAAGGCTAA
- the thiH gene encoding 2-iminoacetate synthase ThiH: protein MSEDFNQRWQQLDWDDISLRINSKTAADVERAINAAKPNRNDLMALISPAALAFLEPMAQKARQLTRQRFGNTVSFYVPLYLSNLCANDCTYCGFSMSNRIKRKTLNKTEIIRECAAIKALGFEHLLLVTGEHQAKVGMDYFRRHLPTIRSQFSSLMMEVQPLAEEEYAELKTLGLDGVMVYQETYHPATYQRHHLRGHKQDFHWRLATPDRLGRAGIDKIGLGALIGLSNSWRTDCYMLAEHLFYLQQTYWQSRYSISFPRLRPCAGGIEPASLMSESQLLQLICAFRLFAPNVELSLSTRESPFFRDNVIPLAINNVSAGSKTQPGGYADDHPELEQFAPHDNRTPAQVAQALTLAGLQPVWKDWDNHFGRSLQ, encoded by the coding sequence ATGTCTGAAGACTTCAATCAGCGCTGGCAGCAATTGGATTGGGATGATATTTCTCTGCGCATCAACAGCAAAACCGCCGCAGATGTTGAGCGAGCGATTAATGCTGCTAAACCGAATCGTAATGATTTAATGGCACTTATTTCTCCCGCCGCACTGGCTTTTCTGGAGCCGATGGCACAGAAAGCCCGACAACTGACTCGCCAGCGCTTTGGCAATACGGTCAGTTTTTATGTGCCGCTCTACCTTTCTAATCTGTGCGCCAATGATTGTACTTATTGTGGTTTTTCAATGAGTAATCGCATCAAACGCAAGACATTGAACAAAACTGAAATCATCCGCGAGTGTGCCGCTATCAAGGCACTGGGTTTCGAGCATTTGCTACTGGTCACTGGTGAGCACCAGGCAAAAGTGGGAATGGATTATTTCCGACGTCATTTGCCGACTATCCGCAGCCAATTCAGCTCGCTGATGATGGAAGTTCAGCCATTAGCAGAAGAAGAATATGCAGAGCTCAAAACACTGGGATTGGATGGCGTGATGGTTTATCAAGAAACCTATCATCCAGCAACTTATCAGCGCCATCACTTGCGCGGCCATAAACAGGATTTTCACTGGCGACTGGCAACGCCTGATCGTCTGGGCCGTGCCGGGATCGATAAGATCGGATTAGGTGCTTTGATTGGCTTGTCGAACAGTTGGCGCACTGACTGCTACATGCTGGCAGAACATCTGTTTTATTTGCAACAAACTTACTGGCAGAGCCGCTATTCCATCTCGTTTCCGCGGTTACGGCCATGTGCCGGAGGAATTGAACCTGCCTCTCTGATGAGCGAGTCACAATTGCTGCAATTGATTTGTGCTTTCCGTCTGTTTGCACCGAATGTGGAACTGTCGCTCTCGACCCGTGAATCGCCTTTCTTCCGCGATAATGTCATTCCGCTGGCAATAAATAATGTCAGCGCCGGTTCGAAAACTCAGCCGGGCGGATATGCCGATGACCATCCAGAGCTTGAGCAATTTGCCCCGCATGATAATCGCACTCCAGCACAGGTCGCTCAAGCATTGACGCTGGCTGGGTTACAGCCGGTGTGGAAAGATTGGGATAATCATTTCGGGCGTTCTCTTCAATAA
- the rpoB gene encoding DNA-directed RNA polymerase subunit beta, with the protein MVYSYTEKKRIRKDFGKRPQVLDIPYLLSIQLDSFQKFIEQDPEGQHGLEAAFRSVFPIQSYSGNSELQYVSYRLGEPVFDVKECQIRGVTYSAPLRVKLRLVIYEREAPEGTVKDIKEQEVYMGEIPLMTENGTFVINGTERVIVSQLHRSPGVFFDSDKGKTHSSGKVLYNARIIPYRGSWLDFEFDPKDNLFVRIDRRRKLPATIILRALNFTTTQILDLFFDKVVFEIRDNKLQMELVPERLRGETASFDIEANGKVYVEKARRITARHIRQLEKDGIDRIEVPVEYIAGKVVAKDYIDENTGELICAANMELSLDLLAKLSQSGHKQIETLFTNDLDHGAYISETLRVDPTSDRLSALVEIYRMMRPGEPPTREAAENLFENLFFSEDRYDLSAVGRMKFNRSLLRDEIEGSGILSKEDITEVMKKLIDIRNGKGEVDDIDHLGNRRIRSVGEMAENQFRVGLVRVERAVKERLSLGDLDTLMPQDMINAKPISAAVKEFFGSSQLSQFMDQNNPLSEITHKRRISALGPGGLTRERAGFEVRDVHPTHYGRVCPIETPEGPNIGLINSLSVYAQTNEYGFLETPYRRVRDGVVTDEINYLSAIEEGNFVIAQANSNLDEDGRFIEDLVTCRSKGESSLFSRDQVDYMDVSTQQVVSVGASLIPFLEHDDANRALMGANMQRQAVPTLRADKPLVGTGMERAVAVDSGVTSVAKRGGTVQYVDASRIVIKVNEDEMYPGEAGIDIYNLTKYTRSNQNTCINQMPCVNLGEPIERGDVLADGPSTDLGELALGQNMRVASMPWNGYNFEDSILVSERVVQEDRFTTIHIQELACVSRDTKLGPEEITADIPNVGEAALSKLDESGIVYIGAEVTGGDILVGKVTPKGETQLTPEEKLLRAIFGEKASDVKDSSLRVPNGVSGTVIDVQVFTRDGVEKDKRALEIEEMQLKQAKKDLTEELQILEAGLFARIHAVLVSGGIEADKLSKLPRDRWLELGLTDEDKQNQLEQLAEQYDEMKSEFEKKMDAKRRKITQGDDLAPGVLKIVKVYLAVKRQIQPGDKMAGRHGNKGVISKINPIEDMPYDENGTPVDIVLNPLGVPSRMNIGQILETHLGMAAKGIGEKINAMLKKQEEVAKLREFIQKAYDLGDNVCQKVDLSTFTDDEVLRLAENLKKGMPIATPVFDGATEKEIKELLQLGGLPTSGQITLFDGRTGEQFERQVTVGYMYMLKLNHLVDDKMHARSTGSYSLVTQQPLGGKAQFGGQRFGEMEVWALEAYGAAYTLQEMLTVKSDDVNGRTKMYKNIVDGDHRMEPGMPESFNVLLKEIRSLGINIELEEE; encoded by the coding sequence ATGGTTTACTCCTATACCGAGAAAAAACGTATTCGTAAGGATTTTGGTAAACGTCCACAAGTTTTGGACATACCTTATCTCCTTTCTATCCAACTTGACTCGTTCCAGAAGTTTATCGAGCAAGATCCCGAAGGACAGCACGGCCTGGAAGCAGCATTCCGTTCTGTGTTTCCAATCCAGAGCTACAGCGGCAATTCGGAGCTGCAATACGTTAGCTACCGTCTTGGTGAGCCAGTATTTGACGTCAAAGAGTGCCAAATCCGTGGTGTGACTTATTCTGCACCGCTGCGCGTTAAACTGCGCCTGGTAATCTATGAGCGTGAGGCTCCGGAAGGTACGGTCAAAGACATCAAAGAACAAGAAGTCTACATGGGTGAAATTCCACTCATGACCGAAAACGGTACCTTTGTCATTAACGGTACTGAGAGGGTTATCGTATCTCAGCTGCACCGTAGTCCTGGCGTATTCTTTGACAGCGATAAGGGTAAAACCCATTCCTCGGGTAAAGTGCTGTATAACGCACGTATCATCCCTTACCGCGGTTCATGGTTAGATTTCGAGTTTGACCCGAAAGATAACCTGTTCGTCCGTATTGACCGTCGTCGTAAATTGCCTGCAACCATCATTCTGCGTGCATTGAATTTCACCACAACACAGATCCTTGATCTGTTCTTTGACAAAGTGGTCTTTGAGATTCGTGACAACAAGCTGCAGATGGAATTGGTTCCAGAGCGTCTGCGCGGTGAAACGGCATCCTTTGATATTGAAGCGAATGGCAAAGTTTACGTCGAGAAAGCGCGTCGTATTACTGCACGTCATATTCGCCAGCTTGAAAAAGACGGTATTGATCGCATCGAAGTTCCGGTTGAATACATTGCCGGTAAAGTGGTCGCAAAAGACTACATTGATGAGAACACCGGTGAGCTAATCTGTGCAGCCAATATGGAGCTGTCACTGGATTTACTGGCGAAGTTGAGCCAGTCTGGTCACAAGCAAATCGAAACATTATTCACCAACGACCTGGATCACGGTGCTTATATCTCCGAGACCCTGCGTGTTGACCCAACCAGCGATCGTCTGAGCGCTTTGGTTGAGATCTACCGCATGATGCGTCCTGGTGAGCCACCAACACGTGAAGCAGCTGAAAATCTGTTTGAGAATCTGTTCTTCTCTGAAGACCGCTACGATTTGTCTGCGGTTGGCCGGATGAAGTTCAACCGTTCTCTGTTGCGTGACGAGATCGAAGGTTCCGGTATCCTGAGCAAAGAAGACATCACAGAAGTGATGAAGAAGCTCATCGATATCCGTAACGGTAAAGGCGAAGTGGATGATATCGACCACTTAGGCAACCGTCGTATTCGTTCCGTTGGTGAAATGGCTGAAAACCAGTTCCGTGTAGGTCTGGTTCGTGTTGAGCGTGCCGTTAAAGAGCGTTTGTCTCTGGGCGACCTCGACACACTGATGCCTCAGGACATGATCAACGCTAAGCCTATCTCGGCTGCGGTGAAAGAGTTCTTTGGTTCCAGCCAGTTGTCACAATTTATGGACCAGAACAACCCGTTGTCTGAGATTACGCATAAACGCCGTATCTCTGCATTGGGCCCGGGCGGTTTGACCCGTGAACGTGCTGGCTTTGAAGTTCGAGACGTACACCCGACTCACTACGGTCGCGTATGTCCAATCGAAACGCCAGAAGGTCCAAACATCGGTCTGATCAACTCCTTGTCCGTGTACGCACAGACCAATGAGTATGGTTTCCTGGAAACACCTTATCGTCGCGTACGTGATGGTGTGGTGACCGATGAAATTAACTATCTGTCTGCTATTGAAGAAGGCAACTTCGTTATCGCTCAGGCGAACTCCAACCTGGACGAAGACGGCCGCTTCATTGAAGACTTAGTCACTTGTCGTAGCAAAGGCGAATCAAGCCTGTTCAGCCGCGATCAAGTTGACTACATGGACGTTTCCACTCAACAGGTGGTGTCCGTTGGTGCTTCTCTGATTCCATTCTTGGAACACGATGACGCCAACCGCGCCTTGATGGGTGCGAACATGCAACGTCAGGCGGTTCCTACTCTGCGTGCAGATAAGCCGTTAGTGGGTACCGGTATGGAACGTGCGGTAGCGGTTGACTCAGGGGTAACCTCTGTAGCTAAACGTGGCGGTACTGTTCAGTATGTAGATGCATCTCGTATCGTGATTAAAGTTAACGAAGACGAAATGTATCCGGGCGAAGCAGGTATTGATATTTATAACCTGACCAAATACACCCGTTCTAACCAGAACACCTGTATCAATCAGATGCCGTGTGTGAATCTGGGTGAGCCAATCGAGCGCGGTGACGTGCTGGCAGATGGCCCATCGACAGACCTGGGCGAACTGGCATTGGGTCAGAACATGCGTGTAGCGTCCATGCCTTGGAACGGCTACAACTTCGAAGACTCCATCTTGGTCTCCGAGCGCGTGGTGCAAGAAGATCGTTTCACTACCATTCACATTCAAGAACTGGCCTGTGTGTCTCGTGACACCAAGCTGGGGCCAGAAGAGATCACTGCTGATATCCCGAACGTCGGTGAAGCTGCGCTCTCCAAACTGGATGAATCCGGTATCGTATATATCGGTGCTGAAGTGACTGGCGGTGACATTCTGGTGGGTAAGGTGACACCTAAAGGTGAAACCCAGCTGACGCCAGAAGAGAAACTGTTACGTGCGATCTTTGGTGAGAAAGCGTCTGATGTTAAAGATTCTTCTCTGCGTGTACCAAACGGTGTTTCCGGTACGGTTATCGACGTACAAGTCTTTACTCGCGATGGCGTAGAAAAAGACAAACGTGCGTTAGAAATCGAAGAGATGCAACTGAAGCAGGCCAAGAAAGACCTGACTGAAGAATTGCAGATTCTGGAAGCTGGCCTGTTTGCACGTATCCACGCAGTACTGGTTTCTGGTGGCATCGAAGCTGACAAGCTGAGCAAATTACCACGTGATCGCTGGCTGGAACTTGGCCTGACCGACGAAGACAAGCAAAACCAGCTGGAACAGTTGGCAGAGCAGTACGACGAAATGAAATCCGAATTCGAGAAGAAGATGGATGCCAAGCGTCGTAAGATCACCCAAGGTGATGATTTGGCACCAGGCGTGCTGAAGATCGTCAAGGTGTATCTGGCTGTTAAACGTCAGATTCAACCGGGTGACAAGATGGCTGGTCGTCACGGTAACAAAGGTGTTATCTCCAAGATTAACCCGATCGAAGATATGCCTTACGATGAAAACGGTACGCCGGTAGACATCGTTCTGAACCCGCTGGGCGTACCATCGCGTATGAACATCGGTCAGATTTTGGAAACCCATTTAGGGATGGCAGCGAAAGGCATCGGCGAGAAAATCAACGCCATGCTGAAGAAGCAGGAAGAAGTTGCCAAACTGCGTGAGTTTATCCAGAAAGCCTACGATCTGGGCGACAACGTTTGTCAGAAAGTTGATCTGAGCACTTTCACCGATGACGAAGTATTGCGTCTGGCTGAGAACCTGAAAAAAGGTATGCCAATCGCAACACCAGTGTTCGATGGTGCGACAGAGAAAGAAATCAAGGAACTGTTACAGCTGGGTGGCCTGCCAACTTCTGGTCAGATTACTCTGTTTGACGGCCGTACCGGTGAGCAGTTCGAGCGCCAGGTTACTGTCGGCTACATGTATATGCTGAAACTGAACCACTTGGTTGATGACAAGATGCATGCGCGTTCTACCGGTTCTTACAGCCTGGTTACTCAGCAGCCGCTGGGTGGTAAGGCTCAGTTCGGTGGTCAGCGCTTCGGTGAGATGGAAGTGTGGGCGTTGGAAGCTTATGGCGCCGCGTACACATTGCAGGAAATGCTTACCGTCAAGTCCGACGATGTAAACGGCCGTACCAAGATGTACAAAAACATCGTGGATGGCGATCACCGTATGGAACCAGGTATGCCGGAGTCCTTCAACGTATTGTTGAAAGAAATCCGCTCGCTGGGCATCAATATCGAGCTGGAAGAAGAGTAA
- the thiS gene encoding sulfur carrier protein ThiS has product MLNDQPLEVEIAITAEMLLQQLNRHQPGTALAINQVIIPRTDWETCQLREGDNILLFQAIAGG; this is encoded by the coding sequence ATGCTCAATGATCAGCCGCTTGAGGTAGAAATTGCTATCACCGCCGAAATGCTGCTCCAACAACTGAACCGCCACCAGCCGGGTACCGCGCTGGCGATTAATCAGGTCATCATCCCCCGCACTGATTGGGAAACATGTCAGTTGCGCGAGGGCGATAACATTTTACTATTCCAAGCCATTGCCGGAGGCTGA